The following are encoded in a window of Panicum virgatum strain AP13 chromosome 5N, P.virgatum_v5, whole genome shotgun sequence genomic DNA:
- the LOC120673446 gene encoding CRS2-associated factor 1, chloroplastic-like isoform X3, with protein sequence MATAPLACRSLLAPAQQSHPRLPASVRLDLSHHRQPPAEPKRRRHSVPSHPAFSAAVRSRAKKIPIPDTGEPAAGVRVTDRGLAYRLDGAPFEFQYSYTEAPRARPVALREAPFLPFGPEATPRPWTGRKPLPKSRKELPEFDSFVLPPAGKKGLKPVQSPGPFLAGMEPRYQASSREEVLGEPLTKEEVAELVKGSLKTKRQLNVGRDGLTHNMLENIHSHWKRKRVCKIKCKGVCTVDMDNVCQQLEEKVGGKVIHRQGGVIFLFRGRNYNYRTRPSFPLMLWKPVAPVYPRLVKKVPDGLTPDEATEMRKRGHQLPPVCRLGKNGVYVNLVKQVREAFEACDLVRVDCSGLNKSDCRKIGAKLKDLVPCVLLSFEFEHILMWRGSDWKSYLPPLGENNFEVTKVQEHFSGKDLNDKDCNLGEREDKSKDSMKPKPAGDTVLSSATEVAGLFHSIDPSVKSALHCQSIPSEKSGNRGLVEKSLNHSTIPEHSSGVLEPHPCTTGMDDKLETMGKDIKDIKGRDVQNSSCKVPSYMDEMLLLLKQALDSGRALVLSENEFVDPDLVYQKSVAFTKAAPRGPVFEHTQTKYGARRNGQEKYVRVKKHLVGNKVSSSHVEKGEYANGGLTQTNYHAQEFLSDVVPQGTLRVDELAKLLA encoded by the exons ATGGCGACTGCACCCTTGGCCTGTCGCTCCCTCCTCGCTCCGGCCCAGCAATCCCATCCACGGCTGCCTGCCTCCGTCCGCCTCGACCTCTCCCACCACAGGCAACCTCCCGCTGAACCCAAGCGCCGCCGGCACTCCGTCCCTTCGCATCCGGCCTTCTCTGCAGCCGTGCGGAGTCGTGCCAAGAAGATCCCCATCCCGGACAccggcgagcccgccgccggaGTCCGCGTCACCGACCGTGGCCTCGCCTACCGCCTCGATGGCGCGCCATTCGAGTTCCAGTACAGCTACACCGAGGCCCCACGCGCGCGCCCCGTCGCCCTCCGCGAGGCTCCCTTCCTGCCGTTCGGGCCCGAGGCCACGCCGCGCCCGTGGACGGGGAGGAAGCCGCTGCCCAAGAGCCGCAAGGAGCTCCCAGAGTTCGACTCGTTCGTGCTGCCACCGGCAGGCAAGAAGGGGTTGAAGCCCGTTCAGTCGCCGGGGCCGTTCCTCGCCGGGATGGAGCCGAGGTACCAGGCGTCCTCCAGGGAGGAGGTGCTCGGGGAGCCCCTCACCAAGGAAGAGGTCGCCGAACTAGTCAAAGGGAGCCTCAAGACCAAACGGCAGCTCAATGTTG GTAGGGATGGTTTGACACACAATATGTTGGAGAACATTCATTCACATTGGAAAAGGAAGAGAGTTTGCAAGATAAAGTGCAAAGGTGTCTGTACAGTTGATATGGATAATGTCTGCCAGCAGCTAGAG GAAAAGGTTGGAGGAAAAGTAATACACCGTCAAGGGGGTGTCATATTTCTTTTTCGTGGTCGAAACTACAATTACAGGACTCGGCCAAGTTTTCCTCTTATGCTGTGGAAACCTGTTGCACCAGTGTACCCTCGTCTTGTTAAGAAGGTACCAGATGGCCTAACTCCAGATGAGGCCACAGAAATGCGCAAAAGAGGACATCAATTACCACCAGTTTGCAGACTTG GGAAAAATGGTGTTTATGTTAACCTTGTGAAGCAAGTTAGAGAAGCATTTGAAGCATGTGATCTTGTCCGCGTTGATTGCTCAGGTCTTAACAAAAGTGATTGCAGAAAAATTGGAGCTAAACTGAAG GATCTAGTTCCCTGTGTCTTACTGTCTTTTGAGTTTGAGCATATACTGATGTGGAGAGGAAGTGATTGGAAATCATATCTTCCTCCGTTAGGAGAAAATAATTTTGAAGTGACAAAAGTGCAAGAACATTTTAGTGGCAAAGATTTGAATGATAAG GACTGCAATTTGGGTGAACGTGAAGACAAATCAAAAGATTCCATGAAACCTAAGCCTGCTGGTGATACGGTGCTGAGTTCTGCAACAGAAGTCGCTGGATTGTTTCATTCTATAG ATCCATCTGTGAAGTCAGCATTACATTGCCAAAGTATCCCATCAGAAAAGAGTGGAAATAGAGGTTTGGTTGAGAAATCTCTCAATCATTCCACAATCCCTGAACATTCATCTGGTGTTCTGGAACCACACCCTTGTACAACAGGCATGGATGACAAATTGGAGACTATGGGGAAAGACATCAAAGATATAAAAGGCAGAGATGTGCAGAACAGTAGTTGTAAAGTGCCTTCCTACATGGACGAAATGTTGCTTCTTTTGAAACAGGCTCTTGACAGCGGCAGGGCACTTGTTCTGAGTGAAAATGAGTTTGTTGATCCTGATCTGGTGTATCAAAAGTCTGTTGCATTCACAAAGGCAGCTCCACGAGGACCGGTTTTCGAGCATACTCAAACAAAGTATGGTGCCAGGAGAAATGGGCAAGAGAAGTATGTAAGAGTTAAAAAGCATCTTGTAGGAAATAAAGTATCCAGCAGTCATGTTGAAAAGGGAGAGTATGCCAATGGAGGATTGACACAGACAAATTACCATGCGCAAGAGTTTCTATCTGATGTGGTTCCACAGGGTACCTTAAGAGTGGATGAACTAGCAAAATTACTCGCTTAG
- the LOC120673446 gene encoding CRS2-associated factor 1, chloroplastic-like isoform X1 has translation MATAPLACRSLLAPAQQSHPRLPASVRLDLSHHRQPPAEPKRRRHSVPSHPAFSAAVRSRAKKIPIPDTGEPAAGVRVTDRGLAYRLDGAPFEFQYSYTEAPRARPVALREAPFLPFGPEATPRPWTGRKPLPKSRKELPEFDSFVLPPAGKKGLKPVQSPGPFLAGMEPRYQASSREEVLGEPLTKEEVAELVKGSLKTKRQLNVGRDGLTHNMLENIHSHWKRKRVCKIKCKGVCTVDMDNVCQQLEEKVGGKVIHRQGGVIFLFRGRNYNYRTRPSFPLMLWKPVAPVYPRLVKKVPDGLTPDEATEMRKRGHQLPPVCRLGKNGVYVNLVKQVREAFEACDLVRVDCSGLNKSDCRKIGAKLKDLVPCVLLSFEFEHILMWRGSDWKSYLPPLGENNFEVTKVQEHFSGKDLNDKVGHSGTILTQIELASDVTNLNLQDCNLGEREDKSKDSMKPKPAGDTVLSSATEVAGLFHSIGMSGTEPSPHTALEHSQALSPVSDFADPSVKSALHCQSIPSEKSGNRGLVEKSLNHSTIPEHSSGVLEPHPCTTGMDDKLETMGKDIKDIKGRDVQNSSCKVPSYMDEMLLLLKQALDSGRALVLSENEFVDPDLVYQKSVAFTKAAPRGPVFEHTQTKYGARRNGQEKYVRVKKHLVGNKVSSSHVEKGEYANGGLTQTNYHAQEFLSDVVPQGTLRVDELAKLLA, from the exons ATGGCGACTGCACCCTTGGCCTGTCGCTCCCTCCTCGCTCCGGCCCAGCAATCCCATCCACGGCTGCCTGCCTCCGTCCGCCTCGACCTCTCCCACCACAGGCAACCTCCCGCTGAACCCAAGCGCCGCCGGCACTCCGTCCCTTCGCATCCGGCCTTCTCTGCAGCCGTGCGGAGTCGTGCCAAGAAGATCCCCATCCCGGACAccggcgagcccgccgccggaGTCCGCGTCACCGACCGTGGCCTCGCCTACCGCCTCGATGGCGCGCCATTCGAGTTCCAGTACAGCTACACCGAGGCCCCACGCGCGCGCCCCGTCGCCCTCCGCGAGGCTCCCTTCCTGCCGTTCGGGCCCGAGGCCACGCCGCGCCCGTGGACGGGGAGGAAGCCGCTGCCCAAGAGCCGCAAGGAGCTCCCAGAGTTCGACTCGTTCGTGCTGCCACCGGCAGGCAAGAAGGGGTTGAAGCCCGTTCAGTCGCCGGGGCCGTTCCTCGCCGGGATGGAGCCGAGGTACCAGGCGTCCTCCAGGGAGGAGGTGCTCGGGGAGCCCCTCACCAAGGAAGAGGTCGCCGAACTAGTCAAAGGGAGCCTCAAGACCAAACGGCAGCTCAATGTTG GTAGGGATGGTTTGACACACAATATGTTGGAGAACATTCATTCACATTGGAAAAGGAAGAGAGTTTGCAAGATAAAGTGCAAAGGTGTCTGTACAGTTGATATGGATAATGTCTGCCAGCAGCTAGAG GAAAAGGTTGGAGGAAAAGTAATACACCGTCAAGGGGGTGTCATATTTCTTTTTCGTGGTCGAAACTACAATTACAGGACTCGGCCAAGTTTTCCTCTTATGCTGTGGAAACCTGTTGCACCAGTGTACCCTCGTCTTGTTAAGAAGGTACCAGATGGCCTAACTCCAGATGAGGCCACAGAAATGCGCAAAAGAGGACATCAATTACCACCAGTTTGCAGACTTG GGAAAAATGGTGTTTATGTTAACCTTGTGAAGCAAGTTAGAGAAGCATTTGAAGCATGTGATCTTGTCCGCGTTGATTGCTCAGGTCTTAACAAAAGTGATTGCAGAAAAATTGGAGCTAAACTGAAG GATCTAGTTCCCTGTGTCTTACTGTCTTTTGAGTTTGAGCATATACTGATGTGGAGAGGAAGTGATTGGAAATCATATCTTCCTCCGTTAGGAGAAAATAATTTTGAAGTGACAAAAGTGCAAGAACATTTTAGTGGCAAAGATTTGAATGATAAGGTTGGACATTCAGGAACTATTCTGACCCAGATTGAGTTGGCCAGTGATGTAACAAATCTAAATCTCCAGGACTGCAATTTGGGTGAACGTGAAGACAAATCAAAAGATTCCATGAAACCTAAGCCTGCTGGTGATACGGTGCTGAGTTCTGCAACAGAAGTCGCTGGATTGTTTCATTCTATAGGTATGTCTGGAACTGAACCCTCGCCACACACTGCATTAGAACATTCACAAGCATTAAGCCCAGTAAGTGATTTTGCAGATCCATCTGTGAAGTCAGCATTACATTGCCAAAGTATCCCATCAGAAAAGAGTGGAAATAGAGGTTTGGTTGAGAAATCTCTCAATCATTCCACAATCCCTGAACATTCATCTGGTGTTCTGGAACCACACCCTTGTACAACAGGCATGGATGACAAATTGGAGACTATGGGGAAAGACATCAAAGATATAAAAGGCAGAGATGTGCAGAACAGTAGTTGTAAAGTGCCTTCCTACATGGACGAAATGTTGCTTCTTTTGAAACAGGCTCTTGACAGCGGCAGGGCACTTGTTCTGAGTGAAAATGAGTTTGTTGATCCTGATCTGGTGTATCAAAAGTCTGTTGCATTCACAAAGGCAGCTCCACGAGGACCGGTTTTCGAGCATACTCAAACAAAGTATGGTGCCAGGAGAAATGGGCAAGAGAAGTATGTAAGAGTTAAAAAGCATCTTGTAGGAAATAAAGTATCCAGCAGTCATGTTGAAAAGGGAGAGTATGCCAATGGAGGATTGACACAGACAAATTACCATGCGCAAGAGTTTCTATCTGATGTGGTTCCACAGGGTACCTTAAGAGTGGATGAACTAGCAAAATTACTCGCTTAG
- the LOC120673446 gene encoding CRS2-associated factor 1, chloroplastic-like isoform X2 — MATAPLACRSLLAPAQQSHPRLPASVRLDLSHHRQPPAEPKRRRHSVPSHPAFSAAVRSRAKKIPIPDTGEPAAGVRVTDRGLAYRLDGAPFEFQYSYTEAPRARPVALREAPFLPFGPEATPRPWTGRKPLPKSRKELPEFDSFVLPPAGKKGLKPVQSPGPFLAGMEPRYQASSREEVLGEPLTKEEVAELVKGSLKTKRQLNVGRDGLTHNMLENIHSHWKRKRVCKIKCKGVCTVDMDNVCQQLEEKVGGKVIHRQGGVIFLFRGRNYNYRTRPSFPLMLWKPVAPVYPRLVKKVPDGLTPDEATEMRKRGHQLPPVCRLGKNGVYVNLVKQVREAFEACDLVRVDCSGLNKSDCRKIGAKLKDLVPCVLLSFEFEHILMWRGSDWKSYLPPLGENNFEVTKVQEHFSGKDLNDKVGHSGTILTQIELASDVTNLNLQDCNLGEREDKSKDSMKPKPAGDTVLSSATEVAGLFHSIDPSVKSALHCQSIPSEKSGNRGLVEKSLNHSTIPEHSSGVLEPHPCTTGMDDKLETMGKDIKDIKGRDVQNSSCKVPSYMDEMLLLLKQALDSGRALVLSENEFVDPDLVYQKSVAFTKAAPRGPVFEHTQTKYGARRNGQEKYVRVKKHLVGNKVSSSHVEKGEYANGGLTQTNYHAQEFLSDVVPQGTLRVDELAKLLA; from the exons ATGGCGACTGCACCCTTGGCCTGTCGCTCCCTCCTCGCTCCGGCCCAGCAATCCCATCCACGGCTGCCTGCCTCCGTCCGCCTCGACCTCTCCCACCACAGGCAACCTCCCGCTGAACCCAAGCGCCGCCGGCACTCCGTCCCTTCGCATCCGGCCTTCTCTGCAGCCGTGCGGAGTCGTGCCAAGAAGATCCCCATCCCGGACAccggcgagcccgccgccggaGTCCGCGTCACCGACCGTGGCCTCGCCTACCGCCTCGATGGCGCGCCATTCGAGTTCCAGTACAGCTACACCGAGGCCCCACGCGCGCGCCCCGTCGCCCTCCGCGAGGCTCCCTTCCTGCCGTTCGGGCCCGAGGCCACGCCGCGCCCGTGGACGGGGAGGAAGCCGCTGCCCAAGAGCCGCAAGGAGCTCCCAGAGTTCGACTCGTTCGTGCTGCCACCGGCAGGCAAGAAGGGGTTGAAGCCCGTTCAGTCGCCGGGGCCGTTCCTCGCCGGGATGGAGCCGAGGTACCAGGCGTCCTCCAGGGAGGAGGTGCTCGGGGAGCCCCTCACCAAGGAAGAGGTCGCCGAACTAGTCAAAGGGAGCCTCAAGACCAAACGGCAGCTCAATGTTG GTAGGGATGGTTTGACACACAATATGTTGGAGAACATTCATTCACATTGGAAAAGGAAGAGAGTTTGCAAGATAAAGTGCAAAGGTGTCTGTACAGTTGATATGGATAATGTCTGCCAGCAGCTAGAG GAAAAGGTTGGAGGAAAAGTAATACACCGTCAAGGGGGTGTCATATTTCTTTTTCGTGGTCGAAACTACAATTACAGGACTCGGCCAAGTTTTCCTCTTATGCTGTGGAAACCTGTTGCACCAGTGTACCCTCGTCTTGTTAAGAAGGTACCAGATGGCCTAACTCCAGATGAGGCCACAGAAATGCGCAAAAGAGGACATCAATTACCACCAGTTTGCAGACTTG GGAAAAATGGTGTTTATGTTAACCTTGTGAAGCAAGTTAGAGAAGCATTTGAAGCATGTGATCTTGTCCGCGTTGATTGCTCAGGTCTTAACAAAAGTGATTGCAGAAAAATTGGAGCTAAACTGAAG GATCTAGTTCCCTGTGTCTTACTGTCTTTTGAGTTTGAGCATATACTGATGTGGAGAGGAAGTGATTGGAAATCATATCTTCCTCCGTTAGGAGAAAATAATTTTGAAGTGACAAAAGTGCAAGAACATTTTAGTGGCAAAGATTTGAATGATAAGGTTGGACATTCAGGAACTATTCTGACCCAGATTGAGTTGGCCAGTGATGTAACAAATCTAAATCTCCAGGACTGCAATTTGGGTGAACGTGAAGACAAATCAAAAGATTCCATGAAACCTAAGCCTGCTGGTGATACGGTGCTGAGTTCTGCAACAGAAGTCGCTGGATTGTTTCATTCTATAG ATCCATCTGTGAAGTCAGCATTACATTGCCAAAGTATCCCATCAGAAAAGAGTGGAAATAGAGGTTTGGTTGAGAAATCTCTCAATCATTCCACAATCCCTGAACATTCATCTGGTGTTCTGGAACCACACCCTTGTACAACAGGCATGGATGACAAATTGGAGACTATGGGGAAAGACATCAAAGATATAAAAGGCAGAGATGTGCAGAACAGTAGTTGTAAAGTGCCTTCCTACATGGACGAAATGTTGCTTCTTTTGAAACAGGCTCTTGACAGCGGCAGGGCACTTGTTCTGAGTGAAAATGAGTTTGTTGATCCTGATCTGGTGTATCAAAAGTCTGTTGCATTCACAAAGGCAGCTCCACGAGGACCGGTTTTCGAGCATACTCAAACAAAGTATGGTGCCAGGAGAAATGGGCAAGAGAAGTATGTAAGAGTTAAAAAGCATCTTGTAGGAAATAAAGTATCCAGCAGTCATGTTGAAAAGGGAGAGTATGCCAATGGAGGATTGACACAGACAAATTACCATGCGCAAGAGTTTCTATCTGATGTGGTTCCACAGGGTACCTTAAGAGTGGATGAACTAGCAAAATTACTCGCTTAG